In a genomic window of Drosophila takahashii strain IR98-3 E-12201 chromosome 3L, DtakHiC1v2, whole genome shotgun sequence:
- the LOC108068907 gene encoding uncharacterized protein has protein sequence MCNLFRLSACFLAVCLLPFALSEANATSVQKDLKSEPKDDLVPTAEKLIRYRRQPPYSVIKRSKQRRRTKGPPKIKYGPPPPHIRYSSKPSFPSHHEEPSFSLDDFQHLKFDGSDFKIPTSSYEAQSMDLDFYNHDTEPDLYGAHKFPSLDFGLVTTHEHVPHQKYGLPEQSFQPDHSFASHYEPPPAPPAHIPSTKYGVPTAPVAVPSYSHQDLPSPDSYSIYEQKIPNVGYHQNFAEPPKKPHKHGSNHNPNFEIAYSPPAFEISTSYQSNHQQSYVPPHPSQPHEGFAEPPANNYVKPAQHPPANSYAPPQHPSAGYEQPPQHPSSSYDHPPQHPSSSYDHPSQHPSSSYDHPPSHPSSTYDQPPQHPSSSYDHPPSSYNQPSLDHPSNYQHPPSSSYDQPPQHPPTNYISSDSHSHSINSYPQDDYAPPTQELPLNPHHKFPSFDFPKSSYEVPIYDPVPFEASNRDEQESYPPILVSSPDQNEITSDAHASGSSKRRKRKRKPSGGAAGNVPAKHTLDVPELQQAYDADSHSGESQENADTDTNSSHFVERKQTFYNFVTPTTTTTSTTPAPWSPMRGRSSTTRVAFVPTIVTSTPGTPTTTRSRNRGSSRYRQQPVNPSSPDPNVRIDQSHSQSYYDGTIAPPTRQKFTPTTGGRGGSRPTRPGYVRNHGPVSPLALQPANPPTSKRTTKGVFDTTLFKSPLSDREMLRQNLPKNHKLF, from the exons ATGTGCAATTTGTTTCGGCTTTCGGCCTGTTTT TTGGCTGTCTGTCTGCTGCCCTTCGCCCTCAGCGAAGCCAATGCCACGAGTGTTCAAAAAGATCTTAAATCTGAACCCAAAGATGACTTGGTGCCCACGGCGGAGAAACTCATAAGATACAGAAGACAACCCCCCTATTCAGTGATCAAGCGATCCAAGCAGCGACGACGTACAAAGGGTCCACCCAAGATCAAGTATGGACCACCTCCACCACATATACGCTACTCGTCAAAACCCTCGTTTCCATCGCATCACGAGGAACCAAGCTTCTCGCTGGAtgactttcagcacctaaagTTCGATGGTTCGGACTTTAAGATACCCACTTCGAGCTACGAGGCGCAGTCCATGGATCTGGATTTCTATAACCACGATACGGAACCGGATCTCTATGGAGCGCACAAGTTCCCCAGTCTGGATTTTGGTTTGGTCACCACGCATGAGCATGTGCCGCACCAGAAGTACGGATTACCTGAGCAGAGTTTCCAACCGGATCACTCCTTTGCCTCGCACTATGAGccacctcctgctcctccggcTCATATACCATCGACTAAATATGGAGTACCCACTGCCCCGGTTGCAGTTCCCAGCTACTCGCATCAGGATCTGCCATCTCCGGACTCCTATTCCATTTACGAACAGAAGATCCCCAATGTGGGTTATCATCAGAACTTTGCAGAGCCACCCAAGAAGCCGCATAAGCATGGTTCTAATCATAATCCCAACTTTGAGATTGCCTATTCCCCGCCTGCTTTCGAGATCAGCACTTCCTATCAGTCGAATCACCAGCAGAGCTATGTGCCTCCACATCCCTCGCAGCCTCATGAGGGTTTCGCTGAGCCACCTGCGAATAATTATGTGAAGCCTGCCCAGCATCCTCCCGCAAATAGCTATGCTCCACCTCAGCATCCTTCTGCGGGTTATGAGCAGCCTCCTCAGCATCCTTCTTCGAGCTATGATCATCCTCCTCAGCATCCTTCTTCGAGCTATGATCATCCTTCACAGCATCCTTCTTCGAGCTATGATCACCCACCATCACATCCCTCCTCCACTTATGATCAACCTCCTCAACATCCTTCTTCCAGCTACGATCACCCACCTTCTAGCTACAATCAACCTTCACTGGATCACCCCAGCAATTACCAGCATCCTCCATCCTCATCCTACGACCAACCACCTCAGCATCCGCCCACCAACTACATATCCTCAGACTCCCATTCGCATTCCATCAATTCGTATCCCCAGGACGACTATGCACCACCCACGCAGGAATTGCCCTTGAATCCGCACCACAAGTTTCCCAGCTTTGATTTTCCAAAATCCAGCTACGAAGTGCCCATCTACGATCCCGTGCCCTTCGAGGCCTCCAATCGCGATGAGCAGGAGTCGTATCCACCCATTCTGGTTTCTTCTCCCGATCAGAATGAGATTACATCGGATGCACATGCTTCTGGAAGTTCCAAGCGGCGGAAGAGGAAGCGTAAACCCAGTGGAGGTGCAGCGGGAAATGTGCCCGCAAAACACACGTTAGATGTTCCTGAACTCCAGCAGGCCTACGATGCAGATAGCCATTCGGGGGAGTCCCAAGAAAATgcggatacagatacaaatagCTCACACTTTGTGGAGAGGAAGCAGACATTCTACAACTTTGTAACGCCcacaacgacgacgacgtcgACGACGCCGGCTCCTTGGAGTCCCATGAGGGGCAGGAGTAGCACCACGCGGGTGGCTTTCGTGCCCACCATAGTGACAAGCACCCCAGGAACTCCCACCACGACAAGGAGTAGAAATCGGGGTTCATCGAGGTATCGCCAGCAGCCAGTTAATCCCAGTTCACCGGATCCCAACGTTAGAATCGATCAATCGCACTCGCAAAGCTATTACGATGGAACCATTGCACCACCCACCAGACAGAAGTTTACACCCACGActggaggacgaggaggatcgCGACCCACGCGACCTGGTTATGTGAGGAACCATGGTCCAGTTTCTCCGCTCGCCCTGCAGCCAGCCAATCCACCCACATCCAAGCGAACCACCAAGGGCGTCTTCGATACGACGCTCTTCAAGAGTCCGCTCAGCGATCGGGAAATGCTGCGTCAGAACTTGCCAAAAAATCACAAACTATTTTGA